Within the Candidatus Reidiella endopervernicosa genome, the region GAACAGATGCGCCTTTCGGCGACCAAGGCGTTGGTGGAGAAGGAGAATGCAATTATCGTCTCCAGTGTCTCCTGTATCTACGGTCTGGGTGATCCGCGAGCCTATCTGAGCATGATGCTGCATCTGGTGCGGGGTGAGACGATTGACCAGCGCCTTATTTTGCGCCGTCTGGCCGAGCTGCAGTACACCCGTAACGATGTTGAATTGCACCGTGCCACCTATCGAGTGAGGGGGGAGGTGATCGATATCTTCCCGGCGGAGTCGGACAAGGAGGCGGTGCGGGTCGAGCTGTTTGATGATGAGATCGAATCGCTTGCCTACTTTGATCCGCTGACCGGTGAGATCCTGCGTCGAGTACCGCGTCTGACCATCTATCCCAAGACTCACTACGTCACGCCACGCGAGACGATTCTCGGTGCGGTAGATGAGATCAAGGTCGAGCTCAAAGAGCGACTCGAGCGACTGCGCGACCTCAATAAGTTGGTTGAGGAGCAGCGGCTGGCACAGCGTACCCAGTTTGATATCGAGATGCTGGTGGAGCTTGGCTACTGCAACGGCATCGAAAACTACTCGCGCTACCTCTCCGGACGTGGCCCGGGTGAGCCGCCCCCGACGCTGTTTGACTATCTGCCCGACAATGCACTGTTGGTGATCGACGAGTCACACGTCACCGTGCCGCAGATTGGTGGCATGTATAAGGGCGACCGCTCACGCAAGGAGAACTTGGTTGAGTATGGCTTCCGTCTCCCCTCGGCGTTGGATAATCGTCCGATGCGTTTTGAGGAGTTCGAGAAACTATCGCCACAGACGATCTACGTCTCGGCTACACCGGGTAAATATGAGCTGGAGCACTCTGATCAGGTGGTGGAGCAGGTGGTGCGTCCCACAGGGCTGGTCGACCCTCAGATAGAGGTGCGCCCGGTTACGACCCAAGTCGATGATCTGCTCTCCGAGATTAACAAACGAGTTGTACTAGGTGAGCGTGTGCTGGTGACAACGCTCACCAAGCGAATGTCAGAAGACCTCACCGATTATCTCAGCGAGCACGGCGTGAAGGTGCGATATCTTCACTCCGATATCGACACCGTCGAGCGTGTAGAGATCATTCGCGATCTACGTCTTGGTGAGTTCGATGTGCTGGTTGGCATCAACCTGCTGCGAGAGGGGCTCGATATGCCCGAGGTCTCGCTAGTGGCGATTCTCGATGCCGATAAGGAGGGCTTCCTGCGCTCCGACCGTTCGCTAATCCAGACCATTGGACGTGCGGCGCGTAACCTCAATGGTCGGGCCATTCTTTATGGGGATAAGATAACCGGCTCGATGAAACGTGCCATCGATGAGACCGAGCGACGTCGTGAGAAGCAGCAGGCGCACAACAAGGAGCATGGCATTACCCCACGTGGTGTGAAGAAGGCGATTGCCGACATCATGGAGAGCGCCCATGCCGGTGTGCCGGGTTCACCGAAGGAGTACGCCAAGGTCGCCGAGGAGGTGGCTGAATACGCCTCGCTCACGCCAGCACAGTTCGCCAAGAAACTGGAGGCACTGGAGAAGCGTATGTTTGAACATGCCAAAAACCTTGAATTCGAGGAGGCGGCACGTGTGCGAGATGAGATTGAGCATATCCGTAATAGCGGTTTCGGGCTGGTTGATAGAGCTATCTAGATAATCATCCCCAGATGGCTTGTTAATGCTCTTCTGCCTATGTTATCGTTCGCCCTCGATTTTGCAGGCGCGTAGCTCAGTTGGTTAGAGCACCACCTTGACATGGTGGGGGTCGTTGGTTCGAATCCAATCGCGCCTACCAACACTTTTAAAGCACCCTCGGGTGCTTTAATTTTTTGTGGAAAGTAATCACGTGGTCCCTCGTATCGACCACCACTGAGAATAGGAATCTGGCATGCCAACCATTACCCTTCCCGACGGTTCACAGCGTAGTTTCGATAACCCCGTAACCATCCATGAAGTTGCACTCGATATCGGCCCTGGTCTCGCTAAGGCCTCACTGGGCGGCAAAATCGATGGTGAACTTCTCGATACCTCTCATCTGATTGAAACTGATGTTGCTCTCTCACTGATTACCGAGCGTGACGAGGAGGGGCTGGAGATCATCCGTCACTCGACCGCACATCTGCTGGCGCAGGCGGTTAAGTCACTCTTCCCCGAGGCGCAGGTAACGATCGGTCCGGTGATTGAGGATGGCTTCTATTACGACTTTGCCTATGAGCGCCCCTTCACCCCAGATGATCTGACTGCGATCGAAAAGAAGATGGCTGAGCTGGTCAAGGCTGATGTCCCGGTTGAGCGTTCTGTGAAGATTCGCGAAGAGGCGATCGACTTCTTCGGCGAGATGGGTGAGAAGTACAAGGCGGAGATTATAGAGAGTATTCCTCACGGCGAAGAGCTCTCGCTCTACCAGCAGGGTGACTTCATCGATCTATGTCGCGGCCCCCATGTTCCTTCAACCGGAAAACTCAAGGCCTTCAAGCTGATGAAGGTGGCAGGTGCCTACTGGCGTGGTGACTCCGACAACGAGATGCTGCAGCGTATCTACGGCACCGCATGGAAGAACAAAAAAGAGCTCAAGGCCTATCTGCATCGTCTGGAAGAGGCGGAGAAGCGTGATCACCGTAAACTCGGTAAAGCGATGGATCTCTTCCACGCTCAGGATGAAGCGCCGGGTATGGTCTTCTGGCACGACAACGGCTGGACCATCTGGCAGCAGGTTGAGCAGTACATTCGCCAGACCCTGAATCGCCACGACTATAAAGAGGTGAAGACGCCCCAGCTGGTCGATCGCTCGCTGTGGGAGAAATCGGGTCACTGGGACAAGTTCGGTGACATGATGTTCACCACCCATTCTGAGAACCGTGACTACGCAGTGAAACCAATGAACTGCCCCTGTCACGTGCAGATTTTTAACCAGGGGCTGAAATCTTACCGTGATCTGCCGCTACGTATGGCTGAGTTCGGTTCATGCCACCGTAATGAGCCCTCGGGCACACTGCATGGTCTTATGCGGGTGCGCAATTTCACCCAGGACGATGCACACATCTTCTGTACCGAGGATCAGATTCAGTCGGAGGTCTCCGAGTTCATCGATCTGCTGCAGGATGTCTATGCAGACTTCGGCTTCACCGAGATTGAGGTAAAACTCTCTACCCGTCCGGAGCAGCGTGTCGGTGCCGATGAGGTGTGGGATAAGGCGGAACATGCACTCGAGCGTGCACTGAATGCCAAGGGTATGAATTGGGATCTGCAGCCGGGCGAGGGTGCTTTCTACGGACCAAAGATTGAATTCTCACTACGTGACTGTCTCAATCGTGTCTGGCAGTGCGGCACTATACAGGTCGATTTCTCCATGCCCGGTCGTCTCGATGCCGAGTATGTCGCCGAGGATGGCAGCCGCCAGATTCCGGTTATGTTGCATCGCGCGATCCTCGGATCACTCGAGCGTTTTATAGGAATTTTGATCGAGCAGCACGCCGGTTCATTCCCGCTCTGGTTGGCACCGACCCAGGCGATGCTGATGAATATCACCGATAACCAGGCCGAATTTGTTCAGCAAGTCGAACAAACCTTGCAAAATCAAGGCTTCCGGATTAAATCGGACTTGAGAAATGAGAAGATCGGCTTTAAAATCCGCGAGCACACATTACAGCGTGTCCCGTACCTGCTGGTTGTTGGTGATCGGGAAGTTGAATCTGCTACCGTGGCCGTGCGTACCCGAAGTGGTGAAGATCTTGGATCGATGAGTGTTTCTGAACTCGCTGATCTCTTCGCTGCTGAAGTCGAGTCGCGTGGCCGCACTATTTTGGAGGATTGAAGCATCGCCCTGAAAAACAAAAAGGATACAACCCGTCTCAACGGTGAGATCACCGCACCAAGCATCCGTTTGATCGGTGCTGATGGAGAACAGGTCGGAGTTGTATCAAACGCTGAAGCGCTCGGTATCGCTGAAGAAGCCGATCTCGATCTGGTTGAGATCTCTCCTGATGCGGAACCGCCAGTCTGTCGAGTGATGGATTACGGCAAGTTCAAGTTTGAGCAGAGTAAAAAGGCTCAGCAGGCGCGTAAAAAGCAGAAACAGATTCAGATTAAAGAGGTTAAGTTCCGTCCCGGAACCGATGAGGGCGACTACAAGATCAAGTTGCGTAATCTCATCCGTTTTCTTGAGGATGGAGACCGTACCAAGGTAACGCTTCGTTTCCGTGGTCGGGAGATGGCTCACCAGGAGCTCGGCCTGCAGCTATTGCAGCGGGTTGCGGCAGACCTGGAAGAGTATGGAACGGTTGAGCAGCATCCCCGTTCTGAAGGTCGTCAGATGGTTATGATGATCGCCCCTAGAAAGGGCAAGTAAGTAGCAAGATGCTTCAGCGTCCGGCTTTCAAAGGCTGCCGGCGTGAAGTTTTAATAACACTCAAACTGGAGTAGAAAATGCCTAAGATGAAGACCAATCGAGGTGCTGCCAAGCGCTTCAAAAAAACCGCGAGTGGAGGCTTCAAGTGCAACTCATCGCACCGTCGTCACATTCTCACCAAAAAGAGCACTAAGCGTAAGCGTCACCTGCGTGCTCCCTCAATGATCGATGCAGTCGATGTACCAATGGTACGCCGTATGCTTTGTACTAAATAAGGGGAGTAGACAATGCCAAGAGTAAAACGTGGTGTAACCGCACGTGCCAAGCACAAAAAGATCCTCGGCAAGGCAAAGGGCTACTATGGTGCCCGTAGTCGTGTCGTTCGTGTAGCCAAGCAGGCCGTAACCAAGGCAGGTCAGTACGCATACCGTGACCGCCGTCAGCGTAAGCGTCAGTTCCGTGCCCTGTGGATTGCCCGTATCAATGCAGCCGCTCGTCTGAATGGTCTCTCTTACAGCCGTTTCATTAACGGTTTGAAGAAGGCTTCAATCGAGATCGACCGCAAGGTTATGGCTGATCTGGCTGTATTCGACAAGGCAGCATTTGCTGCTCTGGCGGAGCAGGCCAAGGCCAATCTGTAAGCGAGCACGATCTGGTTACACGCCGCAATGCGGTGTGTAACCAAACCAATTTACAGAGAGGGGAAGGGCCTGTGCCTTTCCCCTTCTTATTTTTTACGGGGCTGCCAAATAGATTGGTGGTTCCAAATCTCCATGGAGATCGATAGTTGTGGAAGATCTGGCAACGCTAGAACAGCAGGCGGTAGCACAGCTCGCCGAGGCAACGAGCCTTCAGGATCTCGACCAGGTCCGGGTTCACTATCTGGGCAAAAAGGGGTTGTTGACCGAGCAGCTCAAGGCCTTGGGCAAGCTTGCACCTGAGCAGCGCCGTGAGGCCGGTCAGGCAATCAATAAGGTCAAACAGGCCGTGCAGGCGCAGATAGAAGCGCGCAAGGGTGAGCTCGAACAGGCCCAGCTTGATGCCAAGCTTACTGCCGAGTCGATCGACATTACCCTGCCAGGACGTGGTGAGCAGAGTGGTGGCAAGCACCCAGTTACCCGTACCCAGGAACGAATCCAGGAGTTCTTTCTCCGGCTCGGCTTCGAGATCGCCGAGGGACCCGAGATCGAGGATGACTATCACAACTTCGAAGCGCTCAACATCCCAGCGCACCATCCAGCGCGTGCGATGCACGACACCTTCTACTTTGATGCCCATCGATTGCTGCGTACCCACACCTCACCGGTACAGGTGCGGGTGATGGAAAAATCGGAGCCGCCGTTGCGAGTAATCGCACCTGGGCGTGTCTATCGCTGTGACTCCGACCTAACCCACACACCGATGTTTCATCAGGTTGAGGGATTGATGGTCGATGAGAATGTCAGTTTTGCCGATCTCAAGGGAATTCTCGATGAGTTCCTGAAGTTCTTCTTCGAGAAGGACCTACGGATTCGTTTTCGCCCCTCCTACTTCCCCTTCACCGAACCATCGGCTGAGGCCGATATTGAGTGCGTGATGTGTGGCGGCGAAGGGTGTCGCGTCTGTAGTCATACCGGTTGGCTCGAAGTGCTTGGCTGCGGCATGGTGCACCCTAAGGTTTTCGAACACGCCAAGATCGATAATGAGCAGTTCACTGGTTTTGCCTTCGGTATGGGGGTCGAGCGACTCACCATGCTGCGCTACGGTGTGAATGACCTGCGGCTCTTCTTCGAGAACGATCTGCGCTTTCTTAAACAGTTCGGTAAGGGCTGATCATCAGCTCTGAAATTACGGAAATACAGCAATGAAATTCAGTGAAAAGTGGCTGCGTGAATGGGTGAATCCCAACATTAGCAGCGAGGTGCTCTCCGAACAGCTGACCATGTCTGGACTCGAGGTCGATGCTGCAGAACCGGCAGCCCCCGAGTTTGACGGTATCGTGGTTGGTAAGGTGCTAACTGCTGTGCCGCATCCCGATGCCGATAGGCTTAAGGTGTGTGAGGTCGATGTCGGTGAGGGACAACCGCTGCAGATCGTCTGTGGAGCAAGTAACGTCCGTCCAGAGTTGATGGTTGCAGCAGCGCGTATCGGTGCCTGGCTGCCGGGTGACTTTAAGATCAAGCGAGCCAAGCTGCGTGGCGTTGAGTCTGAGGGAATGCTCTGCTCCGCCAAAGAGCTGGGGCTGGCCGAGAGCGCTGATGGCTTGATGGAGCTCTCAAGCGAAGCGGTCATTGGTCAGAGCGTGCGAGAGCACCTCGATCTCGACGATACCGTCTTTGAGCTGGGCCTGACCCCTAATCGCAGCGACTGTCTGGGTGTGATGGGTGTGGCGCGCGAAGTTGGTGTATTGAACCGTGTCGACGTCACCATTCCCGAACAACATGCAGTGGCAGCTACCACCGAACAGCGCTTCGAGATCAATGTTGAAGCGCCTGAGGCATGCCCGCGTTACCTCGGTCGTGTTGTCACCGGCATCAATCTTGCCGCCGAGACACCAGTCTGGATGGTTGAGCGTCTGCGTCGCAGCGGTGTCCGAGCCATCAGTGCGATGGTTGATATTACTAACTACGTGATGCTCGAGCTGGGCCAGCCGATGCATGCCTTTGATCTGCAGAAGCTTGAGGGGGGCATCAAGGTGCGCCTTGCTGATGCGGGTGAAAAGCTGGTGTTGCTAGACGGTCAAGAGATTGAGCTCAATGCAGAGACTCTGCTGATTAGTGATCACAAGGGTCCACTGGCGCTTGCCGGTATCATGGGCGGTGAGGCCTCAGGTGTGAGTGATGGCACCACCTCGCTACTGCTCGAAGCGGCCTTCTTTACCCCTGAGGTGATTGCCGGTCGTGCCCGTGGTTACGGCCTGCATACCGACTCTTCACACCGTTTTGAGCGTGGCGTAGATCCAGAGCTACAACGTCGTGCTATGGAGCGTGCAACCGAGCTGCTACTGGAGATCGCCGGTGGTGAGGCGGGTCCGGTGATTGAAGTAGTGAATAGCGACCAGTTACCCCAGCGTCATGAGGTGGTACTGCGAGAGGCGAGGGTGGCCCGTCTGCTCGGATCAAATATTCCTGCTGTTGAGATCGGTGAGATTCTCGAATGTCTCGGTATGGCGGTTAGCCGCACCGATGATGGCTGGAAGGTGATTCCGCCCAGCTTCCGCTTCGATATTGAGATTGAGGCCGATCTGGTTGAAGAGGTAGCCCGTGTCCACGGATACAATGCGCTGACCAGTAGCCGCTTGTTGGCTGAGATGTCGGGGCAGCATGAAAGCGAGCAAAAACTCGATGCTCGCCGACTCTCTAATCTGCTGATCGACCGAGGTTATCAGGAGGCGATCAGTTACAGCTTTGTTGATCCAGAGCTGCAGTCATTGCTTGATCCAGAAGCAAAACCGGTAGAGCTTGCTAATGCGCTCTCGCTTGAATTGTCGGTGATGCGGACCACTCTCTGGCCGGGGTTGATCAAGGCGCTTCAGTACAACCAGAATCGACAGCAATCGCGTATAAAGCTCTTTGAGACGGGTCTTAGCTTTGTCGGGCAACTCGATGATCTTGTTCAGAAAAAACAGATTGCAGGCGTCGTTTCGGGTAGTCGCTATCCTGAAGGCTGGAACAGCGCGAGTGATGCGGTCGACTTCTACGATGTGAAGGCTGACATTGAGTCGTTGTTGGCGCTTTCCGGCACCGATACAGCGTTCCGCTTTGAGTCGGCCTCACATCCCGCTCTCCATCCGGGACAGTCTGCCGAGATCCGCAAGGGTGATCAGCTGGCTGGCTGGCTCGGGGCGATTCACCCCTCGCTTTTGAAGAAGCTGGGGCTCAATGGCCCGGTATTTCTCTTCCAACTTGAGGTTGAGTCGATCACCGAGGCGACTCTGCCCAAGTTCACGCCGCTCTCCAAATTCCCGGCGATACGCCGTGATCTGGCCATTGTTGTTGATGAGAAGATTACAGCTCAGCAAGTTGTCGACACGATCGGTGCTGAAGAGAACGAACTGCTGCAGAAGGTCGAGTTATTCGACGTTTATTCTGGGGAAGGGGTCGAAAATGGGAGAAAAAGCTTAGCTATTGGCTTGATTTTACAAGACCATTCGCGCACTCTTACCGATGCGGACGTCGACGACGTTATCTCGCGAGTATTGAATAAAATCCAGGAAACACTGGGTGCGACACTGAGAGATTAGGGAATGACACTGACCAAAGCACATATGGCCGATCGTCTATTTGAGGAACTCGGTCTCAATAAGCGTGAAGCAAAAGACTTTGTTGAGATCTTCTTCGAAGACATCAAGGCGTGTCTTGAGAAGGGAGAGCAGGTGAAGCTCTCCGGCTACGGCAACTTTGATCTACGAGATAAAAACCAGCGCCCAGGAAGAAATCCCAAGACGGGTGAAGAGATTCCAATTACCGCACGTCGAGTAGTGACATTCCGCCCAGGACAGAAACTCAAGGCTAGAGTCGAGGCATATGCTGGAACCAAGCAACAATAACGAATTACCGCCGATTCCGGCGAAGCGCTACTTCACTATTGGTGAGGTAAGTGAGCTCTGTGATGTCAAAGCACACGTGCTGCGTTATTGGGAGCAGGAGTTTCCTCAGCTCAAGCCAGTCAAGCGTCGCGGTAATCGTCGTTATTATCAACGTCACGATGTGATGTTGATCCGTCAGATTCGTGCACTGCTCTACGAGCAGGGCTTCACCATCGGCGGGGCTCGTCAGCGTCTCTCTGGCACCGAAGTGAAAGAGGAACTAAGCCAGACCCAACAGCTTGCGCGTTCACTACGCAATGAGCTGGAAGAGGTTCTAGAGCTCCTTAATCACCGATAGTGATTTATTTCCCGTTCTAAAGCGGGTATCATCTCGCCTCCGCTTTGAGGCGGAATCCCCATCTAAGTAATACCTTTCGGGGCGTAGCGCAGCCTGGTAGCGCACCTGCATGGGGTGCAGGTGGTCGGAGGTTCGAATCCTCTCGCCCCGACCAATAATGGGAAAGCCGACCACTGGTCGGCTTTTTGTCCTCATGATTGCTCACAAAATAGTGGATGTTGATTTTGATCGGATTATTGTCTGGCGTGTATATTCCCTACATACAATCAAGGTTAAAGCTTGAGAGATGATCAAAAGCTGAGGAAAAACAGTAGTGGAATCTGAACAAAGCATGGGCAGCGATATCTATATTACCGATTCAGACATTGCCGTCTCTGGTATTGATGAGGTGATCACGCTCTCTGTGGTTCGTGATAGTGAACCTATGCTGCCCACCACCTTTGGCATCACCTGTCGTTATCGTCCCGGCTGTGAATATCAGGAAAGGTCATCCCCGATGCCTGCTGCGCATGTGATGTATACACCGGCTATCTGAAGGCTATCTGATAGACTGTTTCAACATATTATTACGATATCTCCGAATTAAGGAGCGCAACTTTGGAATCGATGATGCAGTTCAAGGCGGAGTACATATCGCTCGAGGATCGGCTGCGCCTGCGAATCCGTAAGGGTGAGACCGAGTTTCTGGTCTGGCTGACCCGTCGCTATACCAGGCTGCTACTCGAGGTTCTTGAGAAGGTTGGCGATGCCACTGATGATAAGACCGAAGAGTCGAGCAAAAAGAGGTCGTCGCTACAGAGCGTAAAAGAGGCAATTAAAGCTTCAAACGTGATGCCGCTCTGAAAGAGGCGGATTTCAAGACCAAATATAAAGAGACGCCAGCTGAGCGTCCTTTGGGCGAGCAACCGATGCTGGTCTCACGTATCAACTACTCAGCAGAAGAAGATGGCAAGGTAAAACTCAACCTGATCTCACCCGAGGGTAAGAGCGTAAACATCATAATCACTCAGGAGATCGTCTTTATGTTGATCAAGCTGTTGGGTGAGACCTCAGAGAAAGCGGAGTGGGGATTAGGTGACAGGGCTGCATCTATTACAACTGCTTCTGGAAAGGCTGGGGTTGATAAGGGTTTATTGCACTGAACTTATATATCTCCAAGTATCACTAACTCACTTCTAAGTATCGTCTCTCCTTTTTGTTGGGCGTACTCGTGGAATTTATTTAATGGAAAATGTAAAGTTACTCATCATCAGACGATGGGTAGAGTGGTAGTTGCGATAGATCATTGTAAGAAAGATGAGCTGATCTGTGAGGGAAAACCCACTGGAGTAGCTGCAACTCGTGATAACCATTCACTTCAAGTAGGTCATCAGATACACGTCCATCTTGATGAGCCAGCACAGATTTTCGCCCATAGCTGTGAACCTAATCTCTACATAAATAATAATGAATTTGGTGGTTATAACTTCTATGCGGTCAGAGATATCGAACCAGGCGAGATGCTTGCGTTTCACTATGGAATGAGCGAGGCAAACTCAATTGCTGTCTCTGAGTGTCACTGTGGTGCAGATAATTGTTATGGAAGGTCTGTAGGGTTCAAAGAGGCTGAGCCCCATTTGCAGCATTACCTTCATGATCTTGGAGTGGCTGACTATCTTAGTCGTTGGTATAAACACCAGATGCCCAGTTCTTAAACAGCCGATATCGACTTCAACTATTTTCATAATGGGTGAATGCTGATTCCTAAGTAAAAGGATTTTCCCCATTGTTATTACCGTAGCCCGGAAGAAGCAGAGCGTAATCCGGGGGCGAATGGGTTGGCAGAAGAGTCCCTGATTTCGTTCCACTTCATCCGAGATACGTGCTACGCGCTGCTCGGCACATTAGCTCTTGGTCTGTTTTCGCCTCTTCATATTCGGTAAGCATATATATTTATTGAAATGTGGTGGGTATGGACTACTGTCTGTAAACAGTGATGAGATCTATTCACTGGAATGTATCGAGTAGTGTCATGCAGTCTGGCGCAAATGATCCCCTGTGGAGAAATGCCGACATGAACGAACCTACAATGCTTGAGTCAAGGAAAGTCGCCCCCGATATCACGTCACTGGTGTCATACATTCCGATACCAGGTTACGGTGTGCTACCGGTCAATGCCTTTGTTATTCACGCTGAGCAACTAGTGTTGGTAGATACGGGGCTTGCGTCATTGCGATCAGAGTTTTGCAGGAGTTGCGTTCAGTTGTCGACCCTAAAGACCTGCGCTGGATCTGGATTACTCATGCAGATATGGATCACCTGGGGAATTTAGAGGCTGTACTATCAGAAGCCACCAATGCTCGAATAGTCACTACATATATTGGTATGGCTAAAATGGGTTTGCACGGTTTACCTCTGGTTCGAGTGTTTCTACTTAATCCAGGGCAGTCGCTGAATGTCGGTGACCGGCAATTAATGGCGGTAAAGCCGCCCACTTATGATGCGCCGGAGACAACCGGCTTGTTGGACAAAAATCCAATACATTGATTAGTGCTGATTGTTTTGGTGCGATTATTGATCGACCGGCTGAAACAGCTGCAGATATTGAACAGAAAACCCTTCATGATGGCAGCGTTCTGTGGGCAACAATTGATGCGCCGTGGTTAAGCACGATCGATGCTGAAAATTCGACCGGAGTCTGGCCGCTATAGAACAGTTGAATGCCGAGGTTGTACTCAGTTCGCATTTGCCTGCAGCAGAAGGTATGACGAAAACGTTATTAAGTATATTGGCCGGCGCTCCTAGGGCACCAACCTTTACTGGGCCTGATCAGCATGCCCTGGAAAGAATGATGGCGGTTTGATTGGTTGACATCAAAATGTTTCTTTAAGGTGTTTCACCTTCAAATATCAGGGTGCGGGGTGCCCGGATACTGATTGTCTCTGCTGCACTTGTCCAGTTACTTCAATGTCATCGTAATCCCGTGAGGGTAGTAGGAGTGACAGAAGCGCCTCGGATTTCGTTTTACTCCATCCGAGCTACTCTCTGAAATGTATCGAAAACCTACTTCTTGATGGTGATCGGTGTTCCC harbors:
- a CDS encoding SET domain-containing protein-lysine N-methyltransferase, encoding MVVAIDHCKKDELICEGKPTGVAATRDNHSLQVGHQIHVHLDEPAQIFAHSCEPNLYINNNEFGGYNFYAVRDIEPGEMLAFHYGMSEANSIAVSECHCGADNCYGRSVGFKEAEPHLQHYLHDLGVADYLSRWYKHQMPSS
- a CDS encoding MBL fold metallo-hydrolase yields the protein MRSVVDPKDLRWIWITHADMDHLGNLEAVLSEATNARIVTTYIGMAKMGLHGLPLVRVFLLNPGQSLNVGDRQLMAVKPPTYDAPETTGLLDKNPIH